Below is a window of Sulfitobacter sp. BSw21498 DNA.
TAGAGAAAACCAATCCGGACCGGGTCGTGCTTGATAGCCTGTCGGAACTGCGTTTGCTGGCCCAGAACCCGCTGCGGTATCGTCGGCAAATCCTCGCGCTCAAGCATTTCTTTGCGCGTCGCAAATGCACGGTATTGATGTTGGATGACCGCACCGCCGAACCGGGCGACCTGCAATTGCATTCGATCGCCCACGGCGTCATTTCGCTGGAACATTTGGCGAATGACTTTGGCTCTGAACGGCGCCGCCTGCGGGTGATCAAGATGCGCGGGCTAAAGTACCACGGCGGCTATCATGACTTCACGATCGAGCGGGGCGGCATTTGCGTCTATCCCCGTCTGATCGCAGCACAACACCACCGCACGCATTCGACGGACCCTGTTACCACGGGTCTAAAAGAGCTGGACGCGCTTTTGGGCGATGGTCTTTTTCCGGGCACCAATGCGCTGATGGCAGGCCCTGCGGGCGTGGGCAAAACGACAACCGCGGTGCGCTGCATGATCGCGGCGCTGAAGCGTGGACAGAACGCTGCCTATTTTCTGTTTGACGAACGCCTTTCGACGCTCATGATCCGGTCCAAGGCGCTTGGCATGGACCTGCAACCTTTCATCGACAACGGGATGCTTCAGATTCGGCAGGTTGATCCGGCAGAGTTGTCGCCTGGTGAGTTCGCCCATGCAGTTCGTAGCGCGGTCGAGGATGACGATGCTAGTGTTGTGGTGATCGACAGTCTGAACGCCTATCTGCACGCGATGCCCAGCGATAACTTTCTGGTTCTCCAAATGCACGAACTGCTGAGCTACCTCGCCCAGCAGGGGGTGGTTTCGATCATGGTGCTCGGCCAACATGGGGTCACCGGCGATCTGCGCTCGGATATCGACATCAGCTATCTAGCGGACACCGTGTTGATGCTGCGGTTCTTCGAGGCAGAGGGCGAAATCCGAAAATCCATATCTGTCATCAAGACGCGGACGTCGGACCACGAACGCAGTATTCGTGAGTTCAAGATCGATCAAAATGGCATTAGCATCGGCGAGCCGATCCGCGGCTTTTCATCTATTCTGTCCGGTTCCCCTGTCTATAATGCGTCAAAGGATCACCTTTTGGCGCTTAAGGGCGACGACAAGGGTGGGTCAAAGTGACAAGCCTGCCGCCACTCGGGGAAACTCAGGAAGCGCCGCCGTTAGATATCTTTTCGTCCGTTGCGGTCATGGCACCGCGGGGGCGGGATGAGGCTGTCGCGCGGCAACTGCTGGCGAAAGACGGGATCGCGTCGATCCCCGTCCTAACGCTGTCGCAGTTGTCCGAGCTTATTTCTCAGCATGTCGGTGCGGTGCTGATTACCGAAGAAGCCCTGAGCGGCGCCGATGCCGACGCGCTGGCCCTCGCGCTGGATGCGCAGCCGTCTTGGTCGGACGTGCCGTTTATCGTGCTCGCCAATGGTGCCACGCGCAGCCGGAGCGAACGGGCTGTGCAGCGCATGGACCGGTTAAGCAATGCCGTGTTGTTGTCGCGCCCGCTTCATGCCGAAGAGTTGGTCCGCGCCGTGCGGTCATCACTGACGGCCCGCGGTCGGCAGCATCAAGCGCGTCGCCAGCTCGAAGAGTTGCAATTGCGAGAACGCCAGCTGTTCGAGAGCGAAGCGAAATTTCAAGCCATTGCCAATTCGGTGGATCAAATGATCTGGTCCACCCTGCCCGACGGGTTTCACGACTATTTTAACGACCGCTGGTACGAATTCACGGGCGTTCCCGCTGGCTCTACCGACGGCGAAGGCTGGAACGGGATCTTCCACCCCGATGATCAGGAGCGCGCATGGGAGCGGTGGCGCCACAGCCTCAGCACCGGCGAAAACTACGAGATCGAATACCGCCTACGTCACCGTTCGGGCGACTATCGCTGGGTGCTCGGGCGGGCCCAACCGGTGCGGGACAAGGGCGGTACCATTCTGCGGTGGTACGGCAGTTGTACCGATATTCACGAAATCAAAGTGGCCGAAGAACAGCGCCACTTGATGCTGGGCGAGATGAACCACCGTGTCAAAAACACGCTGGCCATGGTCAATGTGATGGTTTCGCAGACCCTGCGGCTGGCGGACAACCTGCGTGACGCCCAGACATCGTTGCAATCGCGTATCGCGATGATGGCCCAAGCCCATGACCGATTGATCGCGGCGTCTTGGGCCGAAACCCGACTGCCCGAAGTGGTCGACGCCGCACTGGCAGCGCACCGCACCGGCGAAGGTCGCTTTGATATCGAAGGGCCGGATATCGAAGTGGGTTCAAAGCAGGCGCTTGCGATGACCATGGCGATCCATGAGCTAAGCACCAACGCCAGCAAATACGGCTCTCTTTCGGCTCAGGGCGGCAAGGTCCGCATCTGCTGGGAGGAAAAAGATGATGTCTTCACGTTTACTTGGGTCGAGACAGACGGCCCCCCGGTTTCGCCCCCAACCAAGCGCGGTTTTGGCAGCCGGATGATCGAGCAAGCACTCGGAGGATATTTTCAGGGAAAGGTGGAACTTTCCTACGACCCGGAAGGTTTACATTTTAAGCTCAGTGCGCCCGGCTCCGGATTGCTGTTCTGATATTCCCGTCTCTGCAGAAAGAAAGGTTCCACTGCGCTATGTATTCCGAAAACACTTCACGGCTTGCCGTTCTTGTCGTCGAAGACGAACCCTTGCTGCGCATGGATGCCGTCGACATGATAGGCGATGCAGGTTTCAAGACTTACGAAGCCTGTTCGGCCGATGAAGCGATGGTGCTGATCCGCGACAATGACGATATCGGAATCCTGTTCACAGATATCGACATGCCAGGCTCTATCAATGGGCTCAAGCTCGCGGCTTGCGTCCGCGAAGGCTGGCCGTCGGTAGAAATTCTTATCGCGTCGGGCGTCGTGGGCGTTACAGATGAGGCAATGCCTGAAGGTTCGAAATTCTATTCCAAGCCCTATGTAACAACCCAGATTATCAGCGATATGAAAACGATCGCGGCCTCCGAGGATCATACCGTCTAAGCTGGGGTGAAACGTTGCTTCGGATTGATGCCGGTGGGGTCGCCCCCGCCGTCTTTTTGCGGTGTTTTAAGGCCCATCGGCTAGGGGCCTACAGTCTATAGAAAACGCGATCAGACGTAGGCTCTTTTGACAGGGCCAAGGTCAGTCGCGACTTCGATTTAAACGACCCTCAACCGACTGACGCGCCAAGCTGGCAAGCGTACTATCGCAGTTGTACCCTTATCAGTGGCTTGCACCTCGAATTCACCGCCATGAAGTTCAACCAGTTTTCGGGTTAACGGTAAGCCAAGGCCCAATCCCCCGCGGGTATCCCTCGTTCTGAGATGTCCCCCGACGACAAAAGGTTCATACAGCGCCGCTAGATCGACATTGTCGTCCAATGTGCCATTATCAGTGATTGAAAGTTCAAGATTTCTGGAGCCATCCAACCTGCTTCCAATAGTGATTTCTGATCCGCCGTGGTTGATCGCATTGAGGGCAAGCGCATGCAAAGCAAGCTTGATCTGATGGGGGTCGATGTAAATGGATGCAGTGTGCGCCTTCTCATCTAGCGCAATCGACTTCAACTCGCCATCCGCACCCGGCAATACCAATTGGGCAACACCGTTCAGAATATCGCCCAATTCGCAGTCTTGTTCGTTCAGGGAAAGCTCTCCGGTCGACGCATCACTATAGGTGATAATCGCCTCAACCAGCCCCATAAGATGCTCTGTCGATTTTCGCGCCGAGCTAATCAGTCCTGCGTTGATGCCACGATCGGCCATCGCCTCAAGCAACCGCAAGCTCCCAAAGAGAATGGTCAGCGGCGTACGTAATTCATGGCCGATAAGCGTGATAAAAGTCGATTTCGCACCTTCGTCCTTCGTAAGATCCACCGGGGTTGGCGGCACGCCTTCCAACGCGGCGACGACGGCTTTCCCCAGATCTGTCAGGATCGACATCTGGTGATCCGATGGCGCTTTATGAGGAACCAGATCAAGGACGCACAGGCTCCCGAAACGATGGCCCGACGACAACACCAACGGAACCCCCGCATAAAACCGTGCCCCGGGCCCGCCTTCGGCTACCATAGGATGGGTCTCGAACCGAGGGTCTTTGCTCAGATCCGGCACGACCATCGGTTTGCCCGACATTATCGTATGGGTGCAAAAGCTGTTGTTCTTCGACATCCGATCAAGCTCGATGCCAACGACGGACTTGTACCACTGGGTGTCACCTTCAATGACACTGATGTGTGCGATTGGACAATCCAGTATCTTTCGGGTTGCATCGCAAATGGCGTCGAAAACGCCACTATTTGCTTCGGTCAGGCCGGGAACAGCAAAGACTGATCTAAGGCGTGCTTCTTCATTGAAGGGAATGGGATAGGTTCTCAACATGCACCTCGTTAACTCTTTATTCAGCGACTATTAGCGATAAGTCGTGTGCAATCAATTGTTTATTACCCTTCGGTGCGTCCGAGCTTCGGGCAACTTTTGGCCGCGACTATCAGAGCGGGAAGTTTTCCGTACTATCGCGCTAAGTGGGTACATGATCCGAAGTTCAAAACTCCCCACTGCATTTTCAATCTCATGTCACGCGGTAGGGGGCAAAACCGCGCGGGCTTCGCCTTCAAACCTTGATACCGCCGAACTGCCGCTTACTGGCAGGTCGTCACTTCTCAAACTACGTGATAACACAGGCAGCGTAAGCCGACCCTGTCTTACACAGCTAGTTGCAGATTTGGACTGAAGCGCGCTGTTGACGCCTCTACCGCGTAGGCGTCGGTAAAGTCCTCTGGATTGCGCGCAATACGGGACACGGCGTCGGTGATAAAATCCACTTTGGCGTCGTCCATCAGGACCGAGAATGCAAGCCGGGTCCAGCCGGGCTTTGCGACCTCATTGCCAGATCCAATTTCCGCGCGCAGCCGATCCGACTGCGCCCGGTCGATCCCCAGCAAGCGGTGCGCATAGGGGCCGGCGCAGGCACATCCGCCGCGGGCTTGAATGCCAAAGTGATCAGAAAGGATGCGACAGACCAGTTGCGGGTGCACGATCCGACCGTTTCGATCGCGGACCATGAAGGAAAAAATGGGCAAGGCCGTGGCGTCGACCGTACCCAGAATAGTCAGCCCCGGCACGTTTCGCCACGCCGCCAAAGCTTTGCGCCGATGCGCGTTCAGGGTCGCGGCCATACGCGCCTCGCCGATTGCCTCTTTCACGATAAAACATAGTGCCGCGCGGATATCGCCGATGACATTGGGCGTGCCTGCTTCTTCTCGTGCGACCACATCGGCAGCATAATCCTGCCCCCAGGGGGATACAAAGCGCACCGTGCCGCCGCCCGCGCTGGTCGGGCGGGCGCGCTTGACTGCGTCGCGGCGCAAGATCAGCACGCCAGAAGCCCCCGGCCCCCCGATGAATTTATGCGGCGACACGACGACCGCATCCATACCCATCCCCATATCGATCGAAAGATACGGCCCTGCCCCCGCATAATCCCAGACGCTGATCGCGCCGTTCCGCTTGAGCAAACGGGTGATCGCAGCGACATCGCTGACAATGCCCGTGACGTTCGATGCGGCCGAAAAACTTCCGATCACGGGCCGGTCGGCATGGGCCGCAAGCTGTGCTGCCAGATCATCCATATCGGGCCCGCCAGCAGCGGCTTCGGCGATCTCTATGACCTCTGCCCCGGACTCCCGCCATGGCAAGATGTTGGAGTGATGTTCGTAGGGTCCAATCAGCACCAGCGGGTTCTGCCCCTCGGCCAGCATCGCATCGACTCCAAGCAAAGCGGCCAGCTTTGTCAGCCCAGCTGTGGCACCTGCCCCTGCAAAGATAACCGCATGATCCGCGTCGGCGCCACACGCCTGCGCCACAACGCGTCGGGCTTGCGCCCGCAAACGGTTCATATATCGGCCGCAGAAAGACGCTTCGGTATGCGCGTTGGAATAATAGGGAAGCACATCCTTGGCGATCCGGTCTTCAAGCTGCTTTAGCGCCCGCCCGGAGGCGACATAATCAGCATAGATCAAAGGGTTTGGGCCGCGTGGCCCCGGGACCATCATGCCCTCGCCTATCAAGCCAGAGCGCAGACCGGGTATGATGTCGCCAGCACTCATCTCTTGGCGAAAGCTGTCAAAGAGCTCGGGCGTATCGGTCATAAATCAATCCTTCTATCTTGCCGTAAGTTAAGGTGACAATGACATGAGAAGCTGCAATAAACTTACCCTATTACCACCAACTTTCCGAGGTTTTTCGTTCAAATGACCCAACAGCCAGCCCCAAAGCTCGACCGGATCGATGCCGCGATTTTGCGCGTGCTCCAAAAAGATGCGTCGCTGTCGCAACGTGAGGTCGCTGATCGGGTGGGGCTGTCGCAGAATGCGTGCTGGCGTCGCATCGTGCGCTTACGGGAAACGGGGGTCATCACCGGCCAGACGCTGCGGCTGGATCATGAGCGGATCGGGCTGGGTTTGACGGTTTTTGTCATGCTGCGCACACGGGATCACTCTCCGGAATGGCTCGAGACATTTCGCAAGACGGTCCTTGGGATCGAGAACATCATCGACGTGTTTCGGATCGCCGGAGATTACGATTACATGCTGAAAATCGTCGCGCAGAACATGAACGATTTTGATCGCATCTATCAGCGACTGATCGCAGGGGCCGCGCTAGAGACCGTTACATCCTGCATCGCCATGGAAGCGATCGCCGATCGGCGCGACCTGCCGGTCTGACGCGGCCCGAAGGCGCATTGCGCGTTAAAAAGAGGGGCGTTCGGCGCAGTTCTTTGCACCAACGGCAGGGTCCCGCATAAAAGTCAGACCGCGGCACGATAGCCGCGGCCTGCAGGTTCCAACGCGTCCGGTTGTTGGTCGGCAATACCGCCCCCTGGCCGAACCACGTGGTCATTGGCAGTTACTGCATACCGTAGTTTGCACGGTCCAGCTTGTCGTAGATCTCTGCTTTGGCCAATGCTGCCAATGCGTCCGTATCGCCGTGGTCCACATCCGCCAGCAGATCGGCCCAGCGATCAACGATGCGCTTATAGTCTTCCAGCAGCGCTTCGGGGTTCTCGATGCCGCGGCCCTTGGCGTTCTCGATCAGGACGGCCTCGTCGGCGATCACAAATTCCGCCAGCGCATCCGTCAAAGCCTGATCAGGTTCAAACACCTCCATGCCGCCTTCTTTGGCCGCGGAAACCGCTTTTTCAACATCTTTGTCGAACTCGACCCGGTGCTGCGCAAGGTAGTATGCCATTTGGTCAAACAATACGCCGCGCGATTCTTCCGACAGGCCTTGCCAGAACGCAGGGTTATAGCCCCATTCGAAACCGGCATAATAGTTGCCGACGGCCAACGTGTTCATGTGCGTGACCACATCCGAAAGCGAGAAGGAATCCAACGCATCCGCAGCCGCAACCGCACAATCAAGCGATCCTGTGTCGAGGCCAGTGTACATCTCGCTTGACGGGATCGACACGGGTACCGCGCCCACATGTTCGGCAAAGCGTGACCAGGCACCGCCCGCCATGCGCAGACGCTTGCCCTGAATATCCTCGTAGGTAGCGACAGGCGTGTTGCACATCATGTAGTATTGCGAAGTCGAATATCCGCCGCCGAAAACGACGCCATTCTCTTTCCACTCGGCCAGTGCGGCCTCGTTGGTGAGGCCGAATTCGGTCGAGGCAAAGGCCATGACCATCGGATCGGTGTTATAGAAAGCAAAGTTGCCGATCAGGTTGGCAACGGGCAGTTCGGACGGGGTGTAGGTGCCCGCGTGGTAGGTCACTTGTGCCACGCCATCACGCACGCCTTGCAAGGATGCGGCCGGCGGCAGCAGCGACCCACCGGCGAAAACGGTAAAGTTCACGTCCCCGTTGGTTTCCTCGGCCACGCGCTTGGCGAACTCGACATAGGGGCCGCGCACCATCGAATGGCGTTCGGCAAAGAAGTGGTTGGCGTTTTGCGCGATGGCAGCAGTGCCAAGGCCACAGGCCGCGAGGGCCAAAAGGGATGTCTTCAGTTTCATGTTATCGTCTCCTCCGGTTGAAAAGTTTTCACTGCGCCATGAGCGAGGGCAGGAATAGGCTGATCGCGGGAAAGGCGATCAAGATGAACAGGGTTAAAATATCCATAGCGATGAACCATGTGGTGCCCGAGATGATGTCGCTGAGCTTGACCTCGCCCGATAGCGCGCTGTGTAGGACGTAAAGGTTCAACCCGACGGGCGGCGTCACAAGGCCGATCTCAAGCAGTTTGATGCAGATGATGCCGAACCAGATCAGGTTGATGTCAGCGGCCTCTAGCACCGGCAGAAGGATCGGCAGCGTCAGCAGGATCAGACCGATGGAATCGATCACCATGCCCAGAATGATGAACAGCGCAGCGATCATCAGAATAATAACGATCTGATTATCCGAAACGGCCAGCATCATGTCGGTCAGCGCCCGTGGCACACCTGACAGCCCCATGAAACGGGTGAACATCACCGCCCCGATGGACAGAAAGAAGATCGAAGACGTCGCCAACGTCGTCTGACGGATCGCCTCGGCCAGTGCTTTGCGCGTCAGTGAACGACGCAACAGCGCGACGGTTGCAGCCAGAAACGCCCCGACGGCCCCCGCCTCGGTAGGCGTGAAAAACCCGCCAAAAATACCGCCCAAAACGCCCAGAACCAACACAGGAAAGGGCCAGACCGACCACAACAGGCGCAGCAGTTTCTTGCGGTCAATCCGCTCTACTACGGGTGGCGCAAGCGCAGGCGTCACCGTGGCACGCACGGTAATCATCGCCATATAAACAAACGCTGATAGCACGCCGGGAATAACACCAGCGATAAACAGCTGGCCGATCGATTGCTCGGTGAAGATGCCGTAAAGCACCATCAGGATCGATGGCGGGATGAGCGAACCAAGCGTGCCAGACGCTGCGACGACGCCGGTGGCCAGCGACGGGTGGTAGTTTGCCCGTAGCATCTCGGGCACGGCGATTTTCGACATGGCAGCAGTCGTCGCGATGGACGACCCAGAGGCCGCGGCGAACAGGCCACAGGCACCGACGCTCGCCGATGCCAAACCGCCCGGCACCCGCGCCAACAAAACGCGCAGCAGATCAAACGCGCCCGCCGTTAGGCCGGTATTGGCCGCGATAAAGCCCATAAACAGAAACATCGGGATCGCTGTCAGCGACCAGTCGCCGATCAGGTTGAACGGCATCGCACTCACGATCCCAAGTGCTGCTTGCAGGTTGAACATGACGGTGATGCCGACAAAGGACACCGCCATAAGCGCCGTGCCGATGGACATCCGAAAGGCCAGCAGGCCGAACAGGGCACCGACGCCGATCCATCCGATCAAAAGGTTGCTCATTACATGTTCCCATCAAGTTGAGATTGCGTGACGGGCTGCCCGCGCAGCACAAGGATGGCGCGAAGAAAAGCCGCGAGACTGGCAAGGCCGAAGCCAAGC
It encodes the following:
- a CDS encoding sensor histidine kinase codes for the protein MSILTDLGKAVVAALEGVPPTPVDLTKDEGAKSTFITLIGHELRTPLTILFGSLRLLEAMADRGINAGLISSARKSTEHLMGLVEAIITYSDASTGELSLNEQDCELGDILNGVAQLVLPGADGELKSIALDEKAHTASIYIDPHQIKLALHALALNAINHGGSEITIGSRLDGSRNLELSITDNGTLDDNVDLAALYEPFVVGGHLRTRDTRGGLGLGLPLTRKLVELHGGEFEVQATDKGTTAIVRLPAWRVSRLRVV
- a CDS encoding TRAP transporter large permease — its product is MSNLLIGWIGVGALFGLLAFRMSIGTALMAVSFVGITVMFNLQAALGIVSAMPFNLIGDWSLTAIPMFLFMGFIAANTGLTAGAFDLLRVLLARVPGGLASASVGACGLFAAASGSSIATTAAMSKIAVPEMLRANYHPSLATGVVAASGTLGSLIPPSILMVLYGIFTEQSIGQLFIAGVIPGVLSAFVYMAMITVRATVTPALAPPVVERIDRKKLLRLLWSVWPFPVLVLGVLGGIFGGFFTPTEAGAVGAFLAATVALLRRSLTRKALAEAIRQTTLATSSIFFLSIGAVMFTRFMGLSGVPRALTDMMLAVSDNQIVIILMIAALFIILGMVIDSIGLILLTLPILLPVLEAADINLIWFGIICIKLLEIGLVTPPVGLNLYVLHSALSGEVKLSDIISGTTWFIAMDILTLFILIAFPAISLFLPSLMAQ
- a CDS encoding response regulator — translated: MYSENTSRLAVLVVEDEPLLRMDAVDMIGDAGFKTYEACSADEAMVLIRDNDDIGILFTDIDMPGSINGLKLAACVREGWPSVEILIASGVVGVTDEAMPEGSKFYSKPYVTTQIISDMKTIAASEDHTV
- a CDS encoding ATPase domain-containing protein codes for the protein MTETTTPDVTQRLSTGTSGLDDVLRGGITPERLYLVEGTPGAGKTTLALKFLMEGRAAGRQGLYITLSETVNELTAVAQSHGWTLDDIALFEMVAEDEFSPDHEQSLLHPSEVELGETVRGIIDLVEKTNPDRVVLDSLSELRLLAQNPLRYRRQILALKHFFARRKCTVLMLDDRTAEPGDLQLHSIAHGVISLEHLANDFGSERRRLRVIKMRGLKYHGGYHDFTIERGGICVYPRLIAAQHHRTHSTDPVTTGLKELDALLGDGLFPGTNALMAGPAGVGKTTTAVRCMIAALKRGQNAAYFLFDERLSTLMIRSKALGMDLQPFIDNGMLQIRQVDPAELSPGEFAHAVRSAVEDDDASVVVIDSLNAYLHAMPSDNFLVLQMHELLSYLAQQGVVSIMVLGQHGVTGDLRSDIDISYLADTVLMLRFFEAEGEIRKSISVIKTRTSDHERSIREFKIDQNGISIGEPIRGFSSILSGSPVYNASKDHLLALKGDDKGGSK
- a CDS encoding aminotransferase class V-fold PLP-dependent enzyme, producing the protein MTDTPELFDSFRQEMSAGDIIPGLRSGLIGEGMMVPGPRGPNPLIYADYVASGRALKQLEDRIAKDVLPYYSNAHTEASFCGRYMNRLRAQARRVVAQACGADADHAVIFAGAGATAGLTKLAALLGVDAMLAEGQNPLVLIGPYEHHSNILPWRESGAEVIEIAEAAAGGPDMDDLAAQLAAHADRPVIGSFSAASNVTGIVSDVAAITRLLKRNGAISVWDYAGAGPYLSIDMGMGMDAVVVSPHKFIGGPGASGVLILRRDAVKRARPTSAGGGTVRFVSPWGQDYAADVVAREEAGTPNVIGDIRAALCFIVKEAIGEARMAATLNAHRRKALAAWRNVPGLTILGTVDATALPIFSFMVRDRNGRIVHPQLVCRILSDHFGIQARGGCACAGPYAHRLLGIDRAQSDRLRAEIGSGNEVAKPGWTRLAFSVLMDDAKVDFITDAVSRIARNPEDFTDAYAVEASTARFSPNLQLAV
- a CDS encoding C4-dicarboxylate TRAP transporter substrate-binding protein — protein: MKLKTSLLALAACGLGTAAIAQNANHFFAERHSMVRGPYVEFAKRVAEETNGDVNFTVFAGGSLLPPAASLQGVRDGVAQVTYHAGTYTPSELPVANLIGNFAFYNTDPMVMAFASTEFGLTNEAALAEWKENGVVFGGGYSTSQYYMMCNTPVATYEDIQGKRLRMAGGAWSRFAEHVGAVPVSIPSSEMYTGLDTGSLDCAVAAADALDSFSLSDVVTHMNTLAVGNYYAGFEWGYNPAFWQGLSEESRGVLFDQMAYYLAQHRVEFDKDVEKAVSAAKEGGMEVFEPDQALTDALAEFVIADEAVLIENAKGRGIENPEALLEDYKRIVDRWADLLADVDHGDTDALAALAKAEIYDKLDRANYGMQ
- a CDS encoding sensor histidine kinase encodes the protein MTSLPPLGETQEAPPLDIFSSVAVMAPRGRDEAVARQLLAKDGIASIPVLTLSQLSELISQHVGAVLITEEALSGADADALALALDAQPSWSDVPFIVLANGATRSRSERAVQRMDRLSNAVLLSRPLHAEELVRAVRSSLTARGRQHQARRQLEELQLRERQLFESEAKFQAIANSVDQMIWSTLPDGFHDYFNDRWYEFTGVPAGSTDGEGWNGIFHPDDQERAWERWRHSLSTGENYEIEYRLRHRSGDYRWVLGRAQPVRDKGGTILRWYGSCTDIHEIKVAEEQRHLMLGEMNHRVKNTLAMVNVMVSQTLRLADNLRDAQTSLQSRIAMMAQAHDRLIAASWAETRLPEVVDAALAAHRTGEGRFDIEGPDIEVGSKQALAMTMAIHELSTNASKYGSLSAQGGKVRICWEEKDDVFTFTWVETDGPPVSPPTKRGFGSRMIEQALGGYFQGKVELSYDPEGLHFKLSAPGSGLLF
- a CDS encoding Lrp/AsnC family transcriptional regulator, whose protein sequence is MTQQPAPKLDRIDAAILRVLQKDASLSQREVADRVGLSQNACWRRIVRLRETGVITGQTLRLDHERIGLGLTVFVMLRTRDHSPEWLETFRKTVLGIENIIDVFRIAGDYDYMLKIVAQNMNDFDRIYQRLIAGAALETVTSCIAMEAIADRRDLPV